Genomic window (Chloroflexota bacterium):
GGTGGAACGGATGGAAACGGGAAATCTGCCGCTGGAGGAGACCATCCGCCTGTTTGAGCGCGGCAGCCTTCTCGCCCGCCACTGCCAGAATCTGCTGGACAAGGCCGAACTGAAACTCCAACAGTTGACCGCGTCGCCCAACGGAGAGGCGACGATTGCCCCTTTTGACGAGGGCAGCCGCTAGACCGCGTCGGACTAGGGGGTGG
Coding sequences:
- the xseB gene encoding exodeoxyribonuclease VII small subunit, translated to MNDMPDIEALSFEEAFRELEDLVERMETGNLPLEETIRLFERGSLLARHCQNLLDKAELKLQQLTASPNGEATIAPFDEGSR